A single window of Candidatus Eremiobacterota bacterium DNA harbors:
- a CDS encoding HNH endonuclease signature motif containing protein yields MDTHETQTICDLFLPDEEELLYFNDSLSSQDCEDMLLLPEPYEFPEKTSCRPEHLVKITREGLIPEAEKLTEEISFGSIDRDERAERIDFLLCEAVRGRLALDLTLGGLLVTLKTKGVGELGYRSMGTFATEHLSFSGRTASELMHNYELLRNLPLTREAYLQGKIAKSALRQLSRVITPENESWWLAIAEGRSLCGLEREVKKSLAEGKAGSTAPSGVSMAGGQAFEAGENTAAAHGSCAEGAMDSASGAADSACGPLSDESQCTGDEGTMMHFSVSPSLALTWDFALSLFRDREHYDGPLSGFVEALLANFMASGKIAPELPALDAEGSRPLFSRVPLLKKRMGNRRISDPDEITGQGGEGGAGETPWSSPWSIFFPSWLEEARPGRGAGVSARAVADRLIKAASIRQRLDVATGMLLRAMDARQLQRLLGYEFIEDYAGERCGFSMAQTRQLIKLAEGFRRHSLTEDAFKQGVITREQARLILPVVDSRNESQWIAYAASVPTVDLREEAGRIARILEYDCLASHNYKILPGFRYVTDERFHDLSSEVQVLIMSGSWYTGPSLNPSWPLRADDEELVASRDRRFEKPWKYFGDVEEMMASEAQMKIEKNSRLCAGLGDQAGSDHRYAGACNGKEQAPHGCQNPMCSCHQSLEKALRICTIPRGESPEEVFLRDVISSLDPSRAVKGAMTIKFFLPRELYEVWNLAAHAFLSRLSQAEGAGSLISPEEKFLAALLADYLVTEGSLKKAAHHHRILKRDRFRCQAPGCRCRKNLHVHHIIRRSQGGTDDEWNLIVLCEACHLHLLHGLRTLTVRGRAPHDLTFTFGSPSEGTPFLVYGNGTRKRL; encoded by the coding sequence ATGGATACACATGAGACCCAAACAATCTGTGATCTGTTTCTCCCCGATGAAGAGGAGCTTCTTTACTTCAATGATTCTTTGTCTTCTCAGGACTGCGAGGATATGCTCCTCCTCCCGGAGCCTTATGAGTTCCCCGAGAAAACCTCATGCAGGCCGGAGCACCTGGTCAAGATCACAAGGGAAGGCCTCATCCCCGAAGCCGAAAAGCTCACGGAGGAGATCTCCTTCGGCTCCATCGACAGGGATGAGCGGGCAGAGCGCATCGATTTTCTACTTTGTGAGGCAGTCCGCGGCCGCCTGGCGCTTGACCTTACACTCGGTGGCCTTCTCGTCACTCTGAAAACGAAAGGGGTTGGGGAGTTGGGATACCGCTCCATGGGGACCTTCGCCACGGAGCATCTCTCGTTCTCGGGGCGCACCGCGTCGGAGCTGATGCACAATTATGAGCTTCTTCGGAACCTGCCTCTCACCCGGGAGGCTTATCTGCAGGGAAAAATCGCGAAGAGCGCCTTAAGGCAGCTCTCAAGGGTCATCACCCCTGAGAATGAGTCCTGGTGGCTCGCCATTGCAGAGGGGCGCTCACTCTGCGGCCTCGAGAGGGAGGTGAAGAAGTCGCTCGCCGAAGGGAAAGCCGGCTCGACTGCCCCTTCCGGCGTGAGCATGGCGGGCGGGCAGGCCTTCGAGGCCGGTGAGAATACTGCAGCGGCTCATGGCTCTTGTGCTGAGGGAGCGATGGATTCAGCATCAGGCGCGGCGGATTCCGCTTGCGGCCCACTGAGCGATGAATCGCAATGCACCGGGGACGAGGGCACGATGATGCATTTCAGCGTGTCACCATCACTTGCCCTCACCTGGGACTTCGCCCTCTCGCTTTTCCGGGACAGGGAGCACTATGACGGGCCCCTTTCTGGGTTTGTCGAGGCGCTCCTCGCGAACTTCATGGCCTCAGGGAAAATCGCTCCAGAGCTTCCGGCGCTTGATGCCGAGGGGAGCCGCCCCCTCTTCTCCCGGGTGCCTCTTTTAAAGAAGCGGATGGGCAACCGCCGCATCAGCGATCCCGACGAGATCACCGGGCAGGGCGGCGAGGGAGGGGCCGGTGAGACTCCGTGGTCATCACCCTGGAGCATCTTCTTCCCGTCGTGGCTGGAAGAGGCCCGGCCGGGAAGAGGCGCCGGGGTCTCCGCCAGGGCTGTTGCGGACCGCCTCATCAAGGCCGCCTCAATCCGCCAGAGGCTCGACGTGGCCACGGGGATGCTCCTGCGGGCGATGGATGCGAGGCAGCTCCAACGCCTTCTCGGCTATGAGTTCATCGAGGACTACGCCGGGGAGCGGTGCGGCTTCTCGATGGCCCAGACCCGCCAGCTCATTAAGCTCGCCGAGGGCTTCCGCCGCCATTCCCTCACCGAGGATGCCTTCAAGCAAGGCGTCATCACCAGGGAGCAGGCCCGCCTCATCCTCCCCGTGGTGGACTCCAGAAACGAATCCCAGTGGATTGCCTATGCGGCGAGCGTCCCCACCGTTGACCTCAGGGAAGAGGCGGGGCGCATCGCCAGGATCCTGGAGTATGACTGCCTTGCCTCACACAATTATAAGATTCTTCCCGGATTCCGCTATGTCACCGACGAGAGATTCCATGACCTCTCTTCGGAGGTGCAGGTCCTCATAATGAGCGGGTCCTGGTACACAGGCCCCTCGCTCAATCCTTCGTGGCCTCTTCGGGCAGACGATGAGGAGCTCGTCGCTTCCCGGGACAGGCGCTTTGAGAAGCCCTGGAAATATTTCGGCGATGTGGAAGAGATGATGGCCTCCGAGGCCCAGATGAAAATTGAAAAAAATTCGCGCCTGTGTGCGGGCCTCGGAGACCAGGCGGGGAGTGATCATCGGTATGCAGGGGCATGCAATGGGAAGGAGCAGGCACCCCATGGGTGCCAGAATCCCATGTGCTCCTGCCATCAGTCACTGGAAAAAGCCCTGCGGATCTGCACCATTCCTCGCGGCGAGAGCCCCGAGGAGGTATTTCTCAGGGACGTCATCTCTTCACTGGACCCCTCCCGTGCAGTGAAGGGCGCCATGACGATCAAGTTCTTCCTCCCCCGGGAGCTCTATGAGGTCTGGAACCTCGCGGCCCATGCCTTTCTCAGCCGCCTCTCCCAGGCGGAAGGCGCCGGGAGCCTCATCAGCCCTGAAGAGAAATTTCTTGCCGCCCTCCTGGCGGACTACCTTGTCACTGAGGGAAGCTTGAAAAAAGCGGCACATCATCACAGGATCCTCAAGCGTGACCGGTTCCGCTGCCAGGCCCCGGGCTGCCGCTGCCGCAAAAACCTCCATGTGCACCATATCATCAGGCGCTCCCAGGGGGGCACCGATGACGAGTGGAACCTCATCGTGCTCTGCGAGGCCTGCCACCTCCACCTTCTCCACGGCCTTCGGACCCTCACCGTGCGGGGCAGGGCGCCCCATGACCTTACCTTCACCTTCGGCTCCCCCTCGGAAGGGACGCCCTTCCTGGTGTATGGGAACGGCACAAGAAAGCGGCTCTGA